In a genomic window of Rutidosis leptorrhynchoides isolate AG116_Rl617_1_P2 unplaced genomic scaffold, CSIRO_AGI_Rlap_v1 contig59, whole genome shotgun sequence:
- the LOC139884702 gene encoding uncharacterized mitochondrial protein AtMg00310-like: MHSQVSTFAMILFKLPKEFCESLEMYCAKFFWGTKEGHRKMHWASWKRLSAKKKDGGLGFQSLEAYNLALIAKQGWRVITNPESLVARLLKDKYFKSSYFLRAELGRFPTDIWRTLLDSRAILLAVGMWIGNVHEIVTSLILWSLLKI; the protein is encoded by the coding sequence ATGCATTCTCAAGTTTCTACTTTCGCCATGATCCTATTTAAACTACCCAAAGAATTTTGTGAGAGTTTAGAGATGTATTGTGCCAAATTTTTTTGGGGAACTAAAGAAGGTCATAGAAAGATGCATTGGGCATCATGGAAGAGGTTGAGTGCTAAAAAGAAAGATGGTGGGTTGGGCTTTCAATCATTGGAAGCATACAACCTCGCTCTAATTGCTAAGCAAGGATGGAGGGTCATTACAAACCCAGAGTCTTTGGTTGCTCGATTGCTGAAAGATAAATATTTCAAGAGCTCCTATTTTTTGCGAGCTGAGTTGGGTCGATTTCCCACTGACATTTGGAGGACATTACTTGATTCAAGGGCAATCCTTTTAGCTGTTGGGATGTGGATAGGAAATGTGCATGAGATCGTAACATCCCTCATTTTATGGTCCCTCTTGAAGATCTGA